The region GAACTTCACCAAGACCACCGGCATCAAGGTGAACTTCACCGTGCTGCCCGAGGACGACGTCCGCGACAAGATCACCCAGGACTTCTCCAGCCAGGCCGGGCAGTACGACGTGGCCACCATCAGCAACTACGAGACGCCGATCTACGCCGAGAACAACTGGCTCGCCCCGCTCACCGCCAAGGCCAAGGCCGACACCGCCTTCGAGCAGAGCGACATCCTGCCCGCCCTCCAGCAGTCGCTGACCTACAACGGGCAGATCTACGCGGAGCCCTTCTACGGCGAGTCCTCCTTCCTGATGTACCGCAAGGACGTCTTCCAGGCGAAGAACCTGGCGATGCCCGCCAACCCGACCTGGCAGCAGGTCGCCGACCTCGCGGCCAAGACCGACGGCGCCCAGTCCGGCATGAAGGGCATCTGCCTGCGCGGCCAGCCCGGCTGGGGCGAGCTGATCGCCCCGCTCACCACCATGGTGAACACCATGGGCGGCACCTGGTTCGACAAGGACTGGGCCGCGCAGGTCGACAGCCCCGCCTTCACCAAGGCCACCAGGTTCTACGTCGACCTGGTGCGCGCGCACGGCGAGCCCGGCGCCCCGCAGGCCGGCTTCACCGAGTGCCTCAACGACATGGAGCAGGGCAAGGTCGCCATGTGGTACGACGCCACGTCGGCGGCCGGCTCCCTGGAGGCCAAGGACTCCCCGGTCGCGGGCAAGGTCGGCTACGTGCCGGCGCCCGTGGAGCAGACCAAGAGCTCGGGCTGGCTGTACACCTGGGCCTGGGGCGTGCAGAAGGCGAGCAAGCAGCAGGACGACGCGTGGAAGTTCATCTCGTGGGCGTCGGGCAAGGGCTACGAGAACCTGGTCGGCAAGCAGCTCGGCTGGTCCAAGGTCCCGGCGGGCAAGCGCACCTCCACCTACGCCAACCCCGCCTACGTCGCGGAGTCCTCGGCCTTCGCCAAGCCCACCCTGACCGCGCTGGACGCCGCCGACCCGGCCAACCCAGGCGTGCAGCCGCGGCCGGCGCCGGGCATCCAATTCGTCGGCATACCGGAGTTCACCAACCTCGGCACCCAGGTCTCGCAGGAGATCAGCTCCGCCATCGCCGGCCGGACCAGCGTCGACAGCGCTCTGAAGTCGAGCCAGTCCCTGGCGTCCAAGGTCGCGTCCAAGTACGCCAAGTGACCCTGCCCACCGACCATTCGACGGCCTCCCGGTCCACCGGGCCGGGGGCCGGGCGCGAAGCGGAGTCGCCATGACCACCCCCTCGATCACCCGCCGGATCCGGGCACCGCAGGCCGGGCGCCGGACTGCCTCCCCGACGGCCCCGCTGCCGCCCCGCGGTGCCTGGGCCCGGCGGGCCCCCCTGCTCCCCGCCCTGCTGTTCATGATCGTCGTCACCCAGCTCCCTTTCGTCGGGACCCTGGTGATCTCCTTCATGCGGTGGAACGCCCTCGACCCCGGGGACCGCGGTCTCGCCGGATTCCAGAACTACAAGACCGCGTTCACCGATCCCGACCTGCGCTCCTCGATGACCACCACGGTCGTGCTGACCGTGGCCGTGGTCATGGTCAGCCTGGTGCTGGGGCTCGGTCTTGCGCTGCTGATGGACCGGAAGTTCCTCGGCCGCGGAGTCGTGCGCACCATGCTGATCACCCCGTTCCTGGTGGTGCCAGTGGCGTCCGCGCTGCTGTGGAAGCACGCCCTCTACAACACCTCGTACGGGCTCATCAACGGCTCCCTGACCTGGCTGTGGAGCCTGTTCGGCAGCCATGACGCACCGCAGCCCGACTGGCTGTCGGTGGCGCCGCTGCTGTCGGTGGAGGCGTCCTTGGTGTGGCAGTGGACGCCGTTCATGATGCTGATCCTGCTCGCAGGACTGCAGAGCCGGCCCGCCGACATCACCGAGGCGGCCCGGGTCGACGGCGCGGGCGCCTGGCAGATCTTCCGCTACCTCACCTTCCCGCACCTGCGCCGCTACCTGGAACTGGCCGCGCTGCTCGGCACGGTCTACGTGGTGCAGAACTTCGACGCCGTCTTCACCCTCACCTCCGGCGGGCTCGGCACCGCGAACCTGCCCTACACCGTCTACACGACCTTCTACCAGGCGCACGACTACGGACAGGCGTCCGCGCAGGGCGTGATCGTGGTGGCGCTGTCCATCATCGTGGCGACCTTCGCGCTGCGGACCGTCTCGTCACTCTTCCGAGAGGAGACACGGTGACGGCCGCCGCCGCTCCGACGCTTCGTACCGCCAGGACCGCCAGGACAGCCGGGGGCACCCGCGCCCGGCGCGGCAGCGCGCTGCTGGGACTGCTCGCCTGGCTGTGCGGGGTGGCCTTCTTCCTGCCGTTCGCCTGGATGCTGCTGACCTCGCTGCACAGCGAGCAGGACGCGGCGGCCAACCCGCCGCACCTGGGCGCCGCGCTCACCCTGCACGGATACCGCGAGTTCTTCGGCTCGGGCACCGGGGTGAGCCCGTGGCCGCCGCTGGTCAACTCCCTGACCGCCAGCCTCGCCGCGACCCTGCTGGTCCTGGTGCTGGCGACCCCGGCGGCCTACGCGCTGTCGATCAAGCCGGTGCGCAAGTGGACCGACGTGATGTTCTTCTTCCTGTCCACCAAGATGCTGCCCGCGGTCGCCGGACTGCTGCCGGTGTACCTGATCGCCAAGAACGCCGGGCTGCTGGACAACATCTGGCTGCTGGTCATCCTCTACACCTCGATGAACCTGCCGATCGCGGTGTGGATGATGCGCTCCTTCCTCGCCGACGTGCCGGTGGCGATCATCGAGGCCGCGTCGATCGACGGCGCGGGACTGCCCACCGTCCTGGTGCGGATCGTCGCGCCCGTCGTGATGCCCGGAATCGCCGCGACGGCGCTGATTTCGTTCATCTTCAGCTGGAACGAGCTGCTGTTCGCCCGGGTCCTCACCGGTGTGGTGGCGGGCACCGCGCCGGTCTTCCTCACCGGCTTCGTCACCAGCCAGGGCCTGTTCCTGGCCAAGGTCTGCGCCGCCGCCGTCTGCATCTCCCTGCCGGTGCTCGCCGCCGGGTTCGCCGCCCAGGACAAGCTCGTCCAGGGCCTCTCCCTTGGAGCCGTCAAGTGAAGGCAGCCGTCATCAGCTCTCCCGGTGTCGTCGGCATCGAGACGGTCGACGACCCCGCCCCCGCAGCCGGCGCGGTGGTGGTGCAGATCGCGGCATGCGGACTGTGCGGCACCGACCTGCACATCCTGCAGGGCGAGTTCGCGCCGACCCTGCCCATCGTGCCGGGGCACGAGTTCGCCGGCACGATCGTCGCAGTGGGCGCGCGTGTCGAGGGGCTCGCGGTCGGCGACCGGGTCGCCGTGGACCCCTCGATCTACTGCAACGAGTGCCACTACTGCCGTATCGGCCGCAACAACCTGTGCGAGCGCTGGGCCGCGATCGGCGTCACCGTGCCCGGCGGCGCGGCCGAATACGCCGCCGCGCCCGCCGCGAACTGCGTCAAGCTCCCCGACCACGTCCGCACCGAGGACGCGGCCCTCATCGAACCGCTGTCCTGCGCGGTACGCGGCTACGACATCCTGCGCGCGAACCTCGCCAGCCACATCCTGATCTACGGCTCCGGAACGATGGGCCTGATGATGCTGGAACTGGCCAAGCGCACCGGCGCGGCAAGCGTCGACATGGTGGACATCAACGAGGAGCGGCTCACCACCGCCCGCGCTCTGGGCTGTTCCTCTGCCGCCACCAATGCCGAGGAGATCAGCCGGCCGCGCGGCTGGGACGTCGTCATCGACGCCACCGGCAATGTCGCGGCCATCCAGGACGCGCTCGGCCGGGTCGGCAAGGGCGGCACCTTCCTCCAGTTCGGGGTCGCCGACTACGCCGCGCGCGCGACCATCGAGCCGTACAAGATCTACAACCAGGAGATCACCATCACCGGCTCGATGGCGGTCCTGCACAGCTACGAGCGGGCCGCCGAGCTGTTCGCGGCGGGCGTGCTCGACCCCGAGGTCTTCATCAGCGACCGGCTCCCGCTGACGGACTACGAGGCGGCGCTCCAGCGCTTCCAGGCGGGCCAGGGCCGCAAGATCCAGGTCCTTCCGTGAGCGACGGCCCGGGGGCCGCGCCGCCGGCGGTCGTCATCGGCGAGGCGCTGACCGATGTGCTGGTGGACTCCGGCGGGCGGCGGCGCGGCCTTCCCGGCGGATCACCGGCCAACGTCGCCCTGGGCCTGGGCCGGCTGGGCCACCCGGTGCGGTTCGCGACCCGGATCGGCCGCGACACCAACGGCGACCAGCTGCGCAGGCGGCTGCGCGACGGCGGGGTGCTGCTGGCGCCGGGCTCGGTCACCGAGCGGCCCACCTCCACAGCGACGGCGCTGCTGGACGGATCGGGCTCGGCCGACTACGACTTCGACATCGCCTGGGCGCCGTCCCGGCAGGCCGTCGAGACGGTACGCACCGGGCCGCCGGCCCATCTGCACACCGGGTCGATCGCCACGGCGCTGCCGCCGGGCGCCGACGCGGTCTTCGACGCCGTGGGCCGGGCGCAGGAGTCGGCGACGACCTCGTACGACCCCAACCTGCGGCCGGCGCTGCTGGGCCCGCCCGGCAGGGAAAGGGCGCGGGTCGAGCAGCTGGTCGAGGTCAGCGATGTCGTCAAGGCCAGCGCGGAGGACCTGGACTGGCTGTACCCCGGCCAGGGCGCGGAGCGGGCGGCGCAGCGATGGGCGACCGCCGGGCCCGCGATGGTCGTGCTGACCCTCGGCGACCGCGGCGCCCGCGCCTGGTGGCGGCACGGCTCCTACCGGGTGCCGCCCGTACCGGTCCGGGTGGCGGACACCGTCGGTGCGGGGGACGCCTTCATGTCGTGCCTGGTCAGCTCCCTGCTGCGGGCGGGGCTGCTGGGCGGCTCCCCGGCCTGCCGCGAGGCGCTGGCGGCGGCCACCGACGCGGCCCTCCTGCCGCCGCCGATCGTCGCCGCCCTCTCCCTGGCCTCCCGCGCGGCGGCGCTCACCTGCGGCCGCGAGGGCGCCGACCCGCCGACCCGCAAGGAACTGACCAGCCTGTTCTGACCCGGCCACGCCCTAGCCGCGGCGGCCGGCCACCCACGGGAGGGTCGCCACCGACGGCGCGGGCGGCAGGGTCGCGGTGATCACCAGGGTGCCGTCCTCGACCTGGTAGTCCAGCGGGAGCCCCAGCTCCCGCATCACCGCCACCATGCCGGTGTTGGTCGCGCGGGTGACCGCGTAGACGCTCTCGCGCCCGGCCTCGGCCGCCAGCTCGACCAGCTTGCGCAGCAGCACCGCGCCGATGCCGCGGCGCTGCCACTCGTCCTCGACCAGTATCGCGACCTCGTTCTCGTCCCCGTCCCACAGCAGGTGGCCCAGCGCCACCAGCCGGCCCGACGCGGTCTCGACGGCCAGCGACCGGCCGAACCGCGGGCTGAGCAGATGGCCGAGGTAGCCGTCGGCGTCCTCGACAGGCCCGTGGTAGCGCAGCGCCAGCGTCCCGGCGGTGCAGCGCTCGTGCATCGCCAGCGCCGCCTCCTGGTCCTCGGGGCCGACCCGCCGCACCGTCAGCTCGTTGCCCTCGGGGAGGGTCACCACGTGCCGGCTGCCGGGCATCCGCACCCCGAGCCTGGCGTCCAGCTCCACCAGCGCGCGGGCCCTGGCGAATTCGGTCGGGGTGAAGGGCAGATGGTCGCGCTGCACGGTGATCGTGCCGCCCGACGGGTCCCGCAGCCGCATCACCGTGTCCAGCAGCGCGTCCTGCGGCACTTCGCCGCCCCGATCGGCCGCGGTCGGCGCCGGGGTGGACCTGATCGTGCAGCGGCCGAACAACTGCCGCAGCGCCAGCGGCAGTTCGGCCGCGTCCAGCGCGGTGCGGGTGGCGAGGGTGAGCATCCGGGTCGGGGTGTCGACCAGGTCGTGCGCGTCGGCCCGCTCCAGCCAGGTGTCGGTGCCGCCCGCGTCCGCGACGGTCAGCACCAGGGACGCGGCGGTCAGCGCCGCGGGCGCCCGCAGCAGGAATTCGTCGACCGTGCCCTCGGCGAGCGGGTGGGTCTGCAGCGTGACGATGTCCACCTGGCTGCCGGCCAGCGCGGTGCACACCGCTCCGAGGCTGCCCGGGGTGTCCCGCACGGTGGTGCGCAGCCGCCACAGCGCCGGTTCGGCGGCCGTTCGCGGCTCGGCGGCCCGGTCGTCTGCCGCAGGAGCGGCGGCGGCCCGGCCGCGGCGGCGGGTCCACCACAGGTGCGCGACGGCCGCCGCGAGCAGTGCCGCCGCCGACGTCATCAGCAGCGTTCCGCCGTCCGGGCCGTGGTTGACCAGGTCGGCGATGAGGTCGGCGGTGGCCATCGCGGCGAAGAGCGCGGCCACTTCGGTGAGGTCGCGGCCCCAGTGTCGGTGCCGGGTTGCGGCCCGAGCTGGAGGCACAGGAGTCGTGTGAGGCATACGCCTACAATGGCGAAGCCGTGTTGCGCGATCACGAACATGCCGTGACCAGACGGTAAAGGGCGGATCTTCTCGGTTAACTTACCTTTTCAACGTCTTTGCCGTCCGCAGCCGGGACGAAACCGACCAGACTCTTGCGATCGCGCGCCACGGGCCGGCGCGGCGCCGCCTCTCCTGTGCCGTCGAGGGCCGTCAGCCGGCGGCCTGCCGCGCCCCGCCCGGTCCAGGGGGCACCGCGATCCGGCCCCCGTGCCCCGCCCGGCAGGTTACGTGCGGCGGCCCGCGGCCGGCCGGTGGACCAGCAGGCGTACCGCGCGGGCGATCGCCTCGGGGGTCAGGTGGGCGTACCCCACCACCAGCCTGACCCGGCCGCCGTCGTCGCCCCCGCGGGACGGCCCCGCGAGGTAGTCCGACAGCGGCCGGACCGCGACGCCCGCCCGGGCCGCGGCAGCGAGGAAGCGCGGCTCGGGCCCGTAGCGGTCGGGAAGGCTGACGATCGCGTGCAGTCCGGCGGCGATGCCGCTGACCTCGGCGCCGGGCGCGTGCTCCGCCAGCGCGGCGACCAGCGCGTCCCTGCGCGCCCGGTACAGCCGCTGGCAGCGCCGCAGTTGGCGGTCGTACGCGCCGGAGGCGAGGAAGTCGGCGAGTACGGCCTGTTCGATGACGGAGTGCCCGAGGTCCATCGTCCGCTTGCGTTCCGCCGCCTCCGCGACGAGGTCCGGCGGCCCGACCAGCCACCCCAGCCGCAGGCCCGGCGCCAGGGACTTGCTCGCGGAGCCGGTGTAGACGACATGTCCTGGCGCGAGACCCTGGAGCGCGCCCACCGGCTGCCGGTCATAGCGGAAGTCGCCGTCGTAGTCGTCCTCGACGACCACACCGCCGCAGTCCCGCGCCCAGCCGGCGAGCGCGGCCCGCCGCGCGGCGGAGTAGGCCACGCCCGACGGGAACTGATGGCACGGCGTGACCACCGCGGACCGTACGCCGGTGGCGGCCAGCGCCGTCACGGACAGGCCCTCCGCGTCCACCGGGACCGGCACCGCGGTCAGGCCGGTCGCGGCGAGCAGCGCGGTGTGCTCGGGGCTGCCGGGGTCCTCGACGGCGGTCGCCCGCTGCCCGCGGGCGTGCAGCACCAGGCCGATGAGGGTGTGAGCCTGGGCCACCCCGGCGGTGACCATCACCTGGTCCGGGTCGGCGGCCACGCCCCGCCGCCTGCCGAGCAGCGCCGCGAGCGCCGCCCGCAGCTCCGGAAGGCCGCGCGGATCGGGGTAGCCGAAGGCGCGGTGGGGGAGCGAGGTCATCACCCGGCGGTGCGCCGCCGACCACGCGGCCCGCGGGAAGAGCGCCAGGTCGGGCAGGCCGGGACGCAGGTCGTCCGGCCCGCCGCGATCGTCGGCGGCGAATACGGCGGCGGGCCGCTGCCCGGCCTCCTGCCGCGTGTGGGCCACCCAGGTCCCCGCGCCCTGCCGGCTGGTCAGATAACCCTCGGCGGTGAGCTGCGCGTACGCGTCGGTGACCAGGCCCCGGGACACCCCGAGGTCGGCGGCCAGTTCCCGGCTCGACGGCAACTGCGTCCCGGCGCCGAGCCGCCCCGCCCGCACGGCCTCCCGCAACGCCCCCTGCAACGCCCGCCCTCGCCCCCGGCCGCCCCCACCCACCACCAGCACTTCCCACGCCGCCCCCCGCCATCCGCCACCGCTCTCCCCCCGCCACCCGCCGCCACCTTCCCTGACCTCGCCGCGAGTCGGCCCCACGTCCACGCGTACCGCGCCGCTGCGCGGTGACGCGGCGTCCGCTTCGGCGCGGGTGGGCGGCTGGGTTCCGGCGTTCCCGGGGCCGGGCGCGGGTGGGTCGTCGTGTGTGCCGGGTGTGTTGGCTGCGTTTGCGCCTGCCTGTGCGCGTTCGGCGTTGGTGTCCGGGTGGGCCTGGGTGGGCGGCTGGGCTGCCGGGTTGCCGGGGCTGGGCGGCCCGCTGCGGGCACCCGCGTCGGCGCCCGCGGGTCGCGGCGCGCCCGCCGGCGTCGTCTCGCCGTCGGCGCCCGGCGTCGCACTGGTCCTCTTGACTCCCATGAGATTGGACCTTAAACCGGACCACTCCCGCTCCCTAGCGTGGCCGCATGACGTCCTCCCACCGTGCCGGAATGCTGCTCGCCGCTCTCGCCTGCGTCCTCGTGGGCGCGTCCTTCACCGCGGGGGGCGCGCTGGTCGACTACCCGAATGCCGGCGGGCAGGCCGTGCGTTACGCCGCCGCCTGCGCGCTGCTGGCGTGGCCCGCGCTGCGGGGCGGGGCGGGGGCGCGGCTCGCGGCGCTGGGGGCGCGGCGGTGGGCGCTGGCGGCGGCGGTCGCCGGGGTCGGCATGGTCGGCTTCAACCTGTCGGTGCTCGCCGCCGAGCGCACCGCGCAACCCGCCGTGCCCGGCGTGCTCGTCGGCTGCGCGCCGGTCGTGGTGGCGGTGCTGGTGCCGCTCGCGGCGGGACGCCGGCCGACTCCGGCCGGTACGGCGGGCGCCGTGATGGTGGCGGCCGGCGCCTTCGTCGTTCAGGGCTGGGGCGGCACGGACGCGCCCGGGCTGCTCTGGTCGGTGATGGCACTCGGCGGCGAGGTCGGCTTCGCACTGCTCGCCGCGCCCCTGGTGGCCCCGCTCGGGCCGATGCTGCTGTCCGCGTGCGTGTGCGGACTGGCCGCCGTCGAGGCCGCCGTGCTCGCCGTGGCCCTGGACGGCCGGGCGGCGCTGCGCGTGCCGACCGGGCCGGAGACGGCCGCTCTCGGCTGGCAGGCGGTCGTGGCCACCGTCATCGGCTTCGTGTGCTGGTACGCCGGCATGCAGCGGCTCGGCGCGGAACGCGCCACGCTCTTCTCCGGCCTGATCCCGGTGTCGGCCGCGCTCACCGCGCCGCTCGTCGCGCTCGGCACCTTCGGTGCGGCCCAACTCACCGGCAGCGCACTGGTCGCCGCGGGCGTGGCGGTCGGCGCGAGCCGCCGCTCCGGCCGGGCGCGGCTGCGGGCCGGGCACGGCCCGCAGGCCGCCCCGCGCCCGGCAGGACCGGAGCCGGCGGCCGTCCGCCGGGGCTGAACGGACCCGCCCCGGCGGGCCGTTCCGAACGGCCCGGGGGGAATTGTCCGGGGGCGGGAACTCCGGCGGGATGGGAGGAGTTGTCTCAGTACGGGCCGGTGCGCGGCACCGGCCCGGCCAACTGCCCCGACCGGGCGCCCCCGTCCCGGTCGGGGCGCCGCAGCCGCGCCGCGCCCGCCTGTCCCTCCTCGGGCGGGCACGGCGCGGACGGACCCGCACGTGCACAGGCACGGACGGGCGTACGTACGCGGCGCGGCGGCGCGGACGTCCCTACTTCACGCCCAGCAGCTGCTGGAGCGGGTCGATGGCGAAGTAGGCCAGGAAGCACACCGACACGCCCCACACCAGCGGGTGGATGTCCCGTACCTTCCCGAGCGCCAGCTTGATGACGACGAAGGACAGGAAGCCCGCCCCGATGCCGTTGGTGATGCTGTAGGTGAAGGGCATCGCGGCGATGGTCAGGAAGGCCGGGATCGCGATGTCGTACTGCGTCCAGTCGATGTGCCGCACCTGCCCCATCAGCAGGAAGCCCACCGCGACCAGCGCCGGCGCTGCCGCCTGCGACGGCACGACCGCCGCGAGCGGCGACAGGAAGAGCGCCACCGCGAAGAGCGCCCCGGTCACGACGCTGGCAAGCCCGGTGCGCGCGCCCTCGCCGACGCCCGCCGCGGACTCGACGTAGGCGGTGTTGGAGGACGCGGAGGCCGCGCCGCCCGCGACGGCCGCGGCGCCGTCGATGAAGAGCACCCGGCCGATGTTCGGCACCCTGCCCTCGTCGTCCAGCAGCCCGGCCTCGCTGGAGATGCCGACGATCGTGCCCATGGCGTCGAAGAAGTCGGACAGCACGAGCGTGAAGACGAACAGCGACGCGGTCACCACCCCCGCCTCGGAGAAGCCGCCGAAGAGGCTGAAGTGGCCGATCAGCCCGAAGTCCGGGGTGGCGACGACGTCGTGCGGCATCTTGGGGGCGGTCAGCCCCCACGCGGCGGCCGGCAGGTCGGCGACCTTGTTGATGATGACCGCCACGATCGTCATCGTCACGATGCTGATCAGGATCGCGCCCTTGACCCGGCGCGCGACCAGCGCCACCGTCAGCAGCACCCCGAGGCAGAACACCAGCACCGGCCAGCCCGTGAGCGTGCCGGTGCCGCCGAGCTGGACCGGCACGGTGGTCTTGGCAGCGTCGGGGATACGGCTGGCGAAACCGGCGTCGATGAAGCCGATGAAGGCGATGAACAGCCCGATGCCGACGCTGATCGCCTGCTTGATCGGCAGCGGGACGGCGTTCATGATCGCCTCGCGCAGCCCGGTGGCGACCAGGACGCAGATGAGCAGGCCTTCGAGCACCACCAGGCCCATGGCGTCCGGCCAGCTCATCTTCGGCGCGAGCTGGAAGGCGACCACGGCGTTCAGCCCGAGCCCGGCCGCCACCGCGAGCGGCAGATTGCCGCCGACCCCCATGATCGCGGTCATCACCGCGGCCACCAGCGCGGTCGCGGTGACCAGTTGGGTGGTCGACAGGTGGTGCCCGAACTTGTCCGTCGCCCCGGACAGGATGATCGGGTTGAGCACGAGGATGTACGCCATCGTGAAGAAGGTGGCGAACCCTCCCCGTATCTCCCGTCCCGGCGTCGAACCGCGCTCCGATATACGGAAGTAGCGGTCCAGCGAGTTGCCTGGGGGCGGCGGTGCGGACACCGGCTTCTCGGTGTCCACGACGGGTCCTGGCATGGTGCTCCTTCGGGTGTGCGAACCGGTGCCGCTGCGGGGCCGTGTACGTGCTCCGCGGGCGGGGCACACGGATTGTCCTCGCATGCGGCCCCGGGCGGGTTTCCACGGCGTTACCTGCTATCACCGTCAGGTTTCGGGCATGCCCAGGTCAACACTCGCGTCCCGACCCGCCGCGGCGTCCCACGTGCCGGCACCCCGACTCCCCGCGCGCCTGCCCGACTTCGGCTGGACAGCGCCCCCGGCCT is a window of Streptomyces sp. NBC_01477 DNA encoding:
- a CDS encoding ABC transporter substrate-binding protein yields the protein MTPTSRSSRTLPRVLPPLALAVCGALLAACSGAGGSGGGSGSHSINVLMVNNPQMMDLQKLTAANFTKTTGIKVNFTVLPEDDVRDKITQDFSSQAGQYDVATISNYETPIYAENNWLAPLTAKAKADTAFEQSDILPALQQSLTYNGQIYAEPFYGESSFLMYRKDVFQAKNLAMPANPTWQQVADLAAKTDGAQSGMKGICLRGQPGWGELIAPLTTMVNTMGGTWFDKDWAAQVDSPAFTKATRFYVDLVRAHGEPGAPQAGFTECLNDMEQGKVAMWYDATSAAGSLEAKDSPVAGKVGYVPAPVEQTKSSGWLYTWAWGVQKASKQQDDAWKFISWASGKGYENLVGKQLGWSKVPAGKRTSTYANPAYVAESSAFAKPTLTALDAADPANPGVQPRPAPGIQFVGIPEFTNLGTQVSQEISSAIAGRTSVDSALKSSQSLASKVASKYAK
- a CDS encoding carbohydrate ABC transporter permease; this encodes MTTPSITRRIRAPQAGRRTASPTAPLPPRGAWARRAPLLPALLFMIVVTQLPFVGTLVISFMRWNALDPGDRGLAGFQNYKTAFTDPDLRSSMTTTVVLTVAVVMVSLVLGLGLALLMDRKFLGRGVVRTMLITPFLVVPVASALLWKHALYNTSYGLINGSLTWLWSLFGSHDAPQPDWLSVAPLLSVEASLVWQWTPFMMLILLAGLQSRPADITEAARVDGAGAWQIFRYLTFPHLRRYLELAALLGTVYVVQNFDAVFTLTSGGLGTANLPYTVYTTFYQAHDYGQASAQGVIVVALSIIVATFALRTVSSLFREETR
- a CDS encoding carbohydrate ABC transporter permease, which produces MTAAAAPTLRTARTARTAGGTRARRGSALLGLLAWLCGVAFFLPFAWMLLTSLHSEQDAAANPPHLGAALTLHGYREFFGSGTGVSPWPPLVNSLTASLAATLLVLVLATPAAYALSIKPVRKWTDVMFFFLSTKMLPAVAGLLPVYLIAKNAGLLDNIWLLVILYTSMNLPIAVWMMRSFLADVPVAIIEAASIDGAGLPTVLVRIVAPVVMPGIAATALISFIFSWNELLFARVLTGVVAGTAPVFLTGFVTSQGLFLAKVCAAAVCISLPVLAAGFAAQDKLVQGLSLGAVK
- a CDS encoding zinc-dependent alcohol dehydrogenase family protein, translating into MKAAVISSPGVVGIETVDDPAPAAGAVVVQIAACGLCGTDLHILQGEFAPTLPIVPGHEFAGTIVAVGARVEGLAVGDRVAVDPSIYCNECHYCRIGRNNLCERWAAIGVTVPGGAAEYAAAPAANCVKLPDHVRTEDAALIEPLSCAVRGYDILRANLASHILIYGSGTMGLMMLELAKRTGAASVDMVDINEERLTTARALGCSSAATNAEEISRPRGWDVVIDATGNVAAIQDALGRVGKGGTFLQFGVADYAARATIEPYKIYNQEITITGSMAVLHSYERAAELFAAGVLDPEVFISDRLPLTDYEAALQRFQAGQGRKIQVLP
- a CDS encoding carbohydrate kinase family protein; the encoded protein is MSDGPGAAPPAVVIGEALTDVLVDSGGRRRGLPGGSPANVALGLGRLGHPVRFATRIGRDTNGDQLRRRLRDGGVLLAPGSVTERPTSTATALLDGSGSADYDFDIAWAPSRQAVETVRTGPPAHLHTGSIATALPPGADAVFDAVGRAQESATTSYDPNLRPALLGPPGRERARVEQLVEVSDVVKASAEDLDWLYPGQGAERAAQRWATAGPAMVVLTLGDRGARAWWRHGSYRVPPVPVRVADTVGAGDAFMSCLVSSLLRAGLLGGSPACREALAAATDAALLPPPIVAALSLASRAAALTCGREGADPPTRKELTSLF
- a CDS encoding GNAT family N-acetyltransferase, producing MPHTTPVPPARAATRHRHWGRDLTEVAALFAAMATADLIADLVNHGPDGGTLLMTSAAALLAAAVAHLWWTRRRGRAAAAPAADDRAAEPRTAAEPALWRLRTTVRDTPGSLGAVCTALAGSQVDIVTLQTHPLAEGTVDEFLLRAPAALTAASLVLTVADAGGTDTWLERADAHDLVDTPTRMLTLATRTALDAAELPLALRQLFGRCTIRSTPAPTAADRGGEVPQDALLDTVMRLRDPSGGTITVQRDHLPFTPTEFARARALVELDARLGVRMPGSRHVVTLPEGNELTVRRVGPEDQEAALAMHERCTAGTLALRYHGPVEDADGYLGHLLSPRFGRSLAVETASGRLVALGHLLWDGDENEVAILVEDEWQRRGIGAVLLRKLVELAAEAGRESVYAVTRATNTGMVAVMRELGLPLDYQVEDGTLVITATLPPAPSVATLPWVAGRRG
- the pdxR gene encoding MocR-like pyridoxine biosynthesis transcription factor PdxR, with product MLVVGGGGRGRGRALQGALREAVRAGRLGAGTQLPSSRELAADLGVSRGLVTDAYAQLTAEGYLTSRQGAGTWVAHTRQEAGQRPAAVFAADDRGGPDDLRPGLPDLALFPRAAWSAAHRRVMTSLPHRAFGYPDPRGLPELRAALAALLGRRRGVAADPDQVMVTAGVAQAHTLIGLVLHARGQRATAVEDPGSPEHTALLAATGLTAVPVPVDAEGLSVTALAATGVRSAVVTPCHQFPSGVAYSAARRAALAGWARDCGGVVVEDDYDGDFRYDRQPVGALQGLAPGHVVYTGSASKSLAPGLRLGWLVGPPDLVAEAAERKRTMDLGHSVIEQAVLADFLASGAYDRQLRRCQRLYRARRDALVAALAEHAPGAEVSGIAAGLHAIVSLPDRYGPEPRFLAAAARAGVAVRPLSDYLAGPSRGGDDGGRVRLVVGYAHLTPEAIARAVRLLVHRPAAGRRT
- a CDS encoding DMT family transporter, with protein sequence MTSSHRAGMLLAALACVLVGASFTAGGALVDYPNAGGQAVRYAAACALLAWPALRGGAGARLAALGARRWALAAAVAGVGMVGFNLSVLAAERTAQPAVPGVLVGCAPVVVAVLVPLAAGRRPTPAGTAGAVMVAAGAFVVQGWGGTDAPGLLWSVMALGGEVGFALLAAPLVAPLGPMLLSACVCGLAAVEAAVLAVALDGRAALRVPTGPETAALGWQAVVATVIGFVCWYAGMQRLGAERATLFSGLIPVSAALTAPLVALGTFGAAQLTGSALVAAGVAVGASRRSGRARLRAGHGPQAAPRPAGPEPAAVRRG
- a CDS encoding NCS2 family permease, which translates into the protein MPGPVVDTEKPVSAPPPPGNSLDRYFRISERGSTPGREIRGGFATFFTMAYILVLNPIILSGATDKFGHHLSTTQLVTATALVAAVMTAIMGVGGNLPLAVAAGLGLNAVVAFQLAPKMSWPDAMGLVVLEGLLICVLVATGLREAIMNAVPLPIKQAISVGIGLFIAFIGFIDAGFASRIPDAAKTTVPVQLGGTGTLTGWPVLVFCLGVLLTVALVARRVKGAILISIVTMTIVAVIINKVADLPAAAWGLTAPKMPHDVVATPDFGLIGHFSLFGGFSEAGVVTASLFVFTLVLSDFFDAMGTIVGISSEAGLLDDEGRVPNIGRVLFIDGAAAVAGGAASASSNTAYVESAAGVGEGARTGLASVVTGALFAVALFLSPLAAVVPSQAAAPALVAVGFLLMGQVRHIDWTQYDIAIPAFLTIAAMPFTYSITNGIGAGFLSFVVIKLALGKVRDIHPLVWGVSVCFLAYFAIDPLQQLLGVK